Proteins from one Podospora pseudocomata strain CBS 415.72m chromosome 4, whole genome shotgun sequence genomic window:
- a CDS encoding hypothetical protein (EggNog:ENOG503PYJY) produces the protein MDDLHDQISMSVSGDHQPRCQCGRDGCEAINKRMATVTMAIASASLPNGSTVNPPTFYQRNWQHTGRPLVWKKDWDTGVVRPRCLMDDFREKDRKPPNHEDR, from the exons ATGGATGATCTCCATGATCAAATATCCATGTCCGTCTCAGGAGATCATCAGCCACGCTGCCAGTGTGGCAGGGATGGATGCGAAGCAATTAATAAACGCATGGCCACGGTCACGATGGCCATCGCGTCAGCTTCGCTTCCGAACGGCAGCACCGTCAATCCCCCGACCTTTTACCAGCGTAACTGGCAACACACCGGACGTCCGCTGGTTTGGAAGAAGGATTGGGATACGGGCGTTGTTCGACCACGCTGTCTCATGGACGACTTCCGCGAAAAGGATAG AAAACCACCAAATCATGAAGATCGTTGA
- a CDS encoding hypothetical protein (EggNog:ENOG503NU0D; COG:J): protein MSDVQGRGIGRGGRGRGGRGRGGHGRGGFEDRGGRGGRGGGGFGDRGGRGGGGGGGGGRGGYGDQGGRGDPRGGFRGGRGGFNDRGRRGGGGYGGGRGGGGGGGGGGGGFAGGPDVYTGPNNVTPPPNPDITALEDRVVQQQNSALGQLSKLSVSDESSFFPHRPGFGTGGAPVVLWANYFELNVNTASLFSYNVLVAPEESSEKKEAEPSSAKGKGKGKPKESKTKEAKGTKLAKIIKAALDTLPPTVVVATELKMSVVSKAKLPLPPNSVIAVGIPRSNGGEERWDVKFNDPVSLDIGRLKQYIQNFEDKGNESVFPKFAAEADALGVVLGHTARSNPNTAAVGKSRFFAFDANRSEVGPVSPGSMIDILRGYVQSVRLATGRLLLNVNVTHGVFRPPMPLPDLFQRVGNLNTNTLKRLHGLLAKSRIQCRVPTEKPGEWVKVERSIAGFSGVRDGSGEERRPEFLEPNEYFGKPTNVKFFLRSPKEPRPAPKGLKYDTMVLVSDYHIAKYSDSHGVRKVETFPLINAGSTARPIYLLAEWCSLLPGQPIKAKLSASEAQSMIQFACRKPSLNAVSVTTNARAVLALDNNKLLDKFGVSVDKQLITVKGRMLPPPTMAYPKSNLVELIKPQDGGWLLKGVRVSKPGRMIKNWTLLEVQGQADQYVKATMGEFAVFMAQSMGMAINKNATPASGYEVASMGEQDLRAAFQRMKPKPDLVIVVLGDQDANVYNTVKKLGDVEFGIQTVCVVRNKITNNKGYFTNVALKVNLKFGGVNHKLQNAHPLLKGGKTMVVGYDVTHPTNLPTGAGENAPSLVGLVASIDSDLGQWPAIAWQNPARVEQLDVKLVENFKSRLRLWQKHNGAKLPENILIYRDGVSEGQFNMVLTSELPHIRTACSQMYGKQQPRITLIVSVKRHQTRFYPTDPQQTHSRSKSPKEGTVVDRGVTNVRYWDFFLQAHASLQGTARPAHYTVLIDEIFRPSYGAQAANNLEQVTHDMCYLYGRATKAVSICPPAFYADLVCDRARIHKHELFDGSSTIASGAQDTVGSRKVHPSLENSMYYI from the exons ATGTCCGACGTTCAGGGTCGTGGCATAGGCCGCGGGGGACGTGGCCGCGGGGGACGTGGCCGCGGGGGACATGGCCGCGGTGGGTTTGAAGATagaggcggccgaggcggccgaggcggaggtggttttggggatAGAGGCGGccgtggcggtggaggaggcggtggtggaggccgCGGTGGCTACGGTGATCAAGGCGGTCGTGGTGACCCCCGCGGCGGCTTCCGAGGTGGTCGTGGCGGCTTCAATGATCGTGGGCGcagaggtggaggtggctatggtggaggtcgag gaggaggaggaggaggaggaggtggtggtggtggttttgctggtggtCCAGATGTTTACAC AGGACCGAACAACGTCACCCCCCCGCCAAATCCCGACATCACAGCTCTGGAAGACCGCGTCGTCCAGCAACAAAACTCTGCATTGGGACAGTTGAGCAAGCTTTCCGTCAGTGATGAGTCCAGCTTTTTCCCACACCGGCCTGGCTTTGGCACTGGTGGTGCTCCGGTTGTACTGTGGGCCAACTACTTTGAACTGAACGTCAACACAGCCTCGCTATTCAGTTACAATGTGCTGGTGGCCCCGGAGGAATCTAGCGAGAAGAAAGAGGCCGAACCGAGCTCTGCtaagggcaagggcaagggaaaGCCCAAGGAGTCCAAGACCAAAGAAGCCAAGGGTACCAAACTCGCCAAGATCATCAAGGCTGCGCTCGACACACTCCCGCCTACCGTCGTTGTTGCAACCGAGCTGAAGATGAGCGTCGTCTCCAAGGCGAAGCTTCCTCTGCCCCCCAACTCAGTTATTGCTGTGGGCATCCCCAGGTCcaatggtggtgaggagcgCTGGGATGTTAAGTTCAACGACCCTGTCTCGCTAGATATTGGACGCCTCAAGCAGTACATTCAGAACTTTGAAGACAAGGGTAACGAGTCTGTTTTTCCCAAGTTCGCGGCCGAAGCTGATGCGCTGGGCGTTGTGCTCGGCCACACCGCACGAagcaaccccaacaccgcTGCCGTTGGCAAGAGTCGCTTTTTTGCTTTCGACGCCAATCGTTCCGAAGTCGGCCCCGTATCGCCAGGCAGTATGATCGATATCCTTCGCGGTTACGTTCAGAGTGTGCGGTTGGCCACCGGTCGTCTGCTTTTGAACGTCAACGTTACCCACGGTGTCTTCCGGCCGCCCATGCCCTTGCCTGACCTGTTTCAGAGGGTTGGTAACCTCAACACGAATACACTCAAGCGCTTGCATGGGCTCTTGGCCAAATCGAGAATCCAGTGCCGGGTTCCCACCGAGAAACCTGGTGAGTGGGTGAAGGTTGAGCGCTCTATAGCAGGATTCAGCGGGGTTAGAGATGGCAGCGGCGAGGAACGGAGGCCCGAGTTTTTGGAACCCAACGAGTACTTCGGCAAGCCTACCAACGTCAAGTTTTTTCTTCGATCGCCCAAAGAGCCGAGACCGGCACCCAAGGGGCTCAAGTATGACACCATGGTACTGGTGTCTGACTATCACATTGCCAAATACAGCGACTCCCACGGGGTGCGCAAGGTCGAGACTTTCCCATTGATCAACGCGGGCAGTACAGCTAGGCCCATTTACCTGCTGGCTGAGTGGTGCTCCCTTTTACCGGGACAGCCTATCAAGGCTAAGCTCAGTGCCAGCGAGGCTCAGAGCATGATACAGTTTGCATGCCGAAAGCCATCCTTGAACGCTGTGTCCGTTACCACCAATGCCAGAGCTGTTCTTGCActggacaacaacaaactccTGGATAAGTTCGGAGTGAGTGTCGATAAGCAGCTCATCACAGTCAAGGGTCGTATGCTTCCACCCCCGACCATGGCGTACCCCAAGAGCAATTTGGTGGAGCTGATCAAGCCCCAAGATGGCGGCTGGTTGCTCAAGGGTGTCAGGGTTTCAAAGCCTGGTAGGATGATCAAGAACTGGACGCTCTTGGAAGTACAAGGCCAGGCTGATCAGTATGTCAAGGCCACCATGGGCGAGTTTGCGGTATTCATGGCGCAGAGCATGGGCATGGCTATCAATAAGAATGCCACACCGGCAAGTGGCTATGAGGTCGCTTCTATGGGTGAGCAAGACTTGAGAGCCGCTTTTCAGAGGATGAAGCCCAAGCCCGATCTGGTGATCGTTGTGCTTGGCGACCAGGACGCCAACGTATACAACACGGTGAAGAAGCTAGGCGATGTCGAGTTCGGCATTCAGACGGTGTGCGTGGTGAGGAACAAGATAACGAACAATAAGGGATACTTTACCAACGTCGCGCTCAAGGTCAACCTCAAGTTTGGCGGCGTCAACCACAAACTGCAGAACGCTCATCCTCTGCTGAAGGGTGGCAAGaccatggtggtgggttaCGATGTGACACATCCTACCAATCTTCCAACAGGTGCTGGAGAGAACGCGCCCAGTCTGGTCGGTCTTGTAGCCAGCATCGACTCGGATCTCGGACAGTGGCCTGCTATCGCTTGGCAGAACCCGGCTCGTGTGGAGCAGCTTGACGTCAAGCTGGTTGAGAACTTCAAGTCTCGGCTGCGTCTGTGGCAGAAGCACAACGGTGCCAAACTACCTGAAAATATCCTCATTTACCGCGATGGTGTAAGTGAAGGGCAGTTCAACATGGTTCTGACGTCAGAGCTGCCGCACATCCGGACGGCTTGTAGCCAGATGTATGGCAAGCAGCAACCACGCATCACCCTTATCGTGTCAGTCAAGCGCCACCAGACTCGATTCTACCCGACTGATCCCCAGCAAACGCACTCCAGGTCGAAGAGCCCCAAGGAGGGCACCGTTGTTGACCGCGGAGTGACCAATGTGCGATACTGGGACTTCTTCCTCCAAGCCCACGCCTCGCTGCAGGGCACCGCTCGTCCGGCCCATTACACGGTGTTGATCGATGAGATTTTCCGGCCTTCATATGGTGCTCAGGCGGCGAACAACCTCGAGCAAGTAACGCATGATATGTGTTACCTGTATGGTCGGGCCACGAAGGCAGTTAGTATCTGCCCCCCGGCGTTCTACGCAGACTTGGTCTGTGATCGGGCTCGGATCCATAAGCACGAGCTTTTCGATGGCTCCAGCACCATTGCCTCTGGGGCACAAGACACGGTTGGAAGCAGGAAGGTGCACCCGAGCTTGGAGAATTCCATGTATTACATTTGA
- a CDS encoding hypothetical protein (COG:S; EggNog:ENOG503P5DC) yields MSALRTTLLPLTRRAAGLATTTSKRAFSATAAKKGGHSPQYDPPTGWLFGVKPGEKYVNEGWENLYFYGFLGSFVVFGVAYAWKPDTSIQTWALEEARRRLEAEGILEDPDNKKN; encoded by the exons ATGTCAGCTCTtcgcaccaccctcctccccctgacCCGCAGGGCGGCGGGATTGGCAACGACTACAAGCAAGAGGGCGTTCTCCGCAACGGCGGCAAAGAAGGGGGGCCACAGCCCCCAGTACGACCCGCCGACGGGGTGGCTTTTCGGTGTGAAGCCTGGGGAGAAGTATGTCAACGAGGGGTGGGAGAATCTGTACTTTTATGGGTTTTTGGGGagttttgttgttttcggGGTTGCTTATGCTTGGAAGCCCGATACCTC CATACAAACCTGGGCTCTCGaagaggcgaggaggagattagAAGCCGAGGGCATCCTTGAGGATCCcgacaacaagaagaactAG
- the BAT2 gene encoding branched-chain-amino-acid transaminase bat2 (COG:E; EggNog:ENOG503NVAG), with translation MSVSLQHWSSLSGWSNFPRRCQTCSCKLLRDTCPHSIPAQISTNSLSAGSTRDAVASRSLINSQGPELAQQGRPDWSTAIQRPCNLRSNSEKREHPGLQLQLLASVVCPLYESLRLALCLKPGVCHSPLRAFASRSPSVPLPWLTKTNCCFSLFPQSLSDFNFLVHRHTHTTSKMMRRLLPRCAPRAAFNAQRSAGLGAAIQAQSAVQRRQYSITPQSSTSQLLDIDPSKLVVEKTSKPKDLLPSKDLVFGRNFTDHMLTIEWTQESGWSAPKILPYQNLSLDPATCVFHYAFECFEGMKAYKDTKGQIRLFRPDKNMARFNKSAARIALPTFSPEALTSLIAQFAKLESRFIPSERGYSLYLRPTMIGTQKTLGVGPPGSALLYVIASPVGPYYPTGFKAVSLEATDYAVRAWPGGVGDKKLGANYAPCIVPQKEAMSRGFQQNLWLFGEEEYVTEVGTMNFFVAIKNKQTGQKELITAPLDGTILEGVTRDSVLALARERLAPEGWKIEERKYTMGELAEASAEGRLIEAFGAGTAAIVSPVRAISWKGQLVNCGLKDNEESGEIAMKMKEWMEARQYGDEESDWSYIC, from the exons ATGTCAGTATCTCTGCAGCATTGGTCCAGTCTCTCGGGCTGGTCTAACTTCCCACGTCGATGCCAGACATGCAGCTGCAAATTGTTAAGAGATACCTGCCCCCACAGCATACCCGCACAGATCTCGACGAACTCGTTATCTGCCGGGTCCACCCGCGATGCCGTTGCAAGCCGCTCCTTGATCAACAGCCAGGGTCCAGAGCTGGCTCAACAGGGGCGCCCTGATTGGTCAACTGCTATCCAGCGACCATGCAACCTCCGATCCAACTCCGAGAAGAGAGAGCATCCAGGGCTCCAGCTGCAATTACTCGCCAGCGTGGTGTGCCCGTTGTATGAGTCTTTGCGCCTTGCTCTCTGTTTAAAACCTGGGGTTTGCCATTCGCCATTGCGCGCCTTCGCGTCCAGGAGTCCGTCTGTGCCGTTGCCGTGGCTTACAAAAACCAATTGCTGCTTTTCGTTGTTTCCTCAGTCATTATCAGATTTCAACTTTTTAGTACAccggcacacacacacaacctcCAAAATGATGCGCCGTCTTCTCCCAAGATGCGCTCCCAGGGCAGCCTTCAACGCCCAGCGCTCCGCAGGCCTGGGTGCTGCTATCCAAGCCCAGTCTGCTGTCCAGCGTCGTCAATATAGCATCACCCCCcagtcctccacctcccagctcctcgacatcgacCCCTCCAAGCTCGTCGTTGAGAAGacctccaagcccaaggacctcctcccctccaaagACCTCGTCTTTGGCCGCAACTTCACCG ACCACATGCTAACCATAGAATGGACCCAAGAATCCGGCTGGTCCGCCCCCAAAATCCTCCCCTACCAaaacctctccctcgaccCCGCCACCTGCGTCTTCCACTACGCCTTCGAATGCTTCGAAGGCATGAAAGCCTACAAAGACACCAAAGGCCAAATCCGCCTCTTCCGCCCAGACAAAAACATGGCCCGCTTCAACAAATCCGCCGCCCGCATCGCCCTcccaaccttctcccccgaagccctcacctccctcatcgcccaGTTTGCCAAGCTCGAATCAAGGTTCATCCCTTCGGAACGCGGCTACTCCCTCTACCTCAGACCAACCATGATCGGCACCCAAAAAACCCTCGGCGTCGGCCCCCCTGGCTCCGCCTTGCTCTACGTCATCGCCTCCCCCGTTGGCCCTTATTACCCAACCGGCTTCAAGGCCGTCAGTCTCGAAGCAACCGATTACGCCGTCCGCGCCTGGCCAGGAGGTGTAGGCGACAAGAAGCTCGGCGCCAACTACGCGCCTTGCATCGTGCCACAGAAGGAGGCCATGTCCCGGGGCTTTCAGCAGAATCTctggttgtttggggaggaggagtacgTCACCGAGGTCGGCACGATGAACTTTTTCGTCGCGATCAAGAACAAGCAGACCGGTCAGAAGGAGCTCATCACCGCTCCGCTGGACGGTACTATTCTCGAGGGCGTGACAAGAGATAGTGTTCTTGcgctggcgagggagagaCTGGCGCCGGAAGGGTggaagattgaggagagAAAGTACACCATGGGCGAGCTTGCTGAGGCGTCTGCTGAAGGGAGATTGATTGAGGCTTTTGGCGCGGGAACTGCGGCGATTGTGTCTCCTGTCAGGGCGATCAGCTGGAAGGGACAGCTGGTCAACTGTGGGTTGAAGGATAATGAGGAGAGCGGGGAGATTGccatgaagatgaaggagtggatggaggcgaggcagtatggtgatgaggagagtGATTGGAGCTATATCTGCTAG